The following are from one region of the Capsicum annuum cultivar UCD-10X-F1 chromosome 1, UCD10Xv1.1, whole genome shotgun sequence genome:
- the LOC107853738 gene encoding UDP-glycosyltransferase 89B2: MEFSGNHNSGAHVFLFPFPTSGHIIPLLDLANHLINHNVNLTILVTTPLILPLLEPIRATHSSNSIQTLVLQVPEPPVGSNFATRIRSTFELYDPIVDWFNTHTSPPVAFISDFFLGWTHQQACRLGIRRIVFWPSGAFTCLVMSHKWRNLEEIFAKSDENCLVTFDNIPNNPEYPRQQVCTLSSQYRKGDRDWEFVRRGLLDNEKSWGALFNSCGEIEGVFIDGLKRQTGHDRVWAVGPLIQLDSNVVGPYYSQRGGLSAMPHDEVMTWLDDKADDSVVYVCFGSLSTLT; this comes from the coding sequence atggaGTTTTCCGGCAACCATAACAGCGGTGCACACGTTTTCCTATTCCCTTTCCCTACTTCCGGTCACATAATCCCCCTCCTTGATCTAGCCAATCACCTAATAAATCATAACGTAAATCTCACTATTCTAGTCACAACACCTCTTATTCTACCATTACTTGAGCCCATTCGAGCAACTCACTCTTCAAATTCCATTCAAACACTTGTCCTTCAAGTTCCTGAACCACCGGTTGGATCCAATTTTGCTACAAGAATTCGTTCGACTTTTGAGCTTTACGATCCGATTGTAGATTGGTTTAATACACATACATCTCCTCCCGTCGCTTTTATATCCGATTTCTTCCTTGGTTGGACTCATCAACAGGCATGCCGATTAGGTATTCGACGTATTGTCTTTTGGCCGTCTGGAGCTTTTACTTGCTTAGTTATGAGTCACAAATGGAGAAACCTTGAAGAAATCTTCGCAAAATCTGATGAAAATTGTTTAGTTACTTTCGATAATATACCCAATAATCCGGAATATCCTCGGCAGCAGGTGTGTACGTTGAGCAGTCAGTATAGAAAAGGAGACCGAGACTGGGAATTTGTAAGACGAGGTTTGTTAGATAATGAGAAAAGTTGGGGTGCCCTTTTCAACTCTTGTGGAGAAATAGAGGGTGTTTTTATTGATGGGCTGAAGAGACAAACGGGTCATGATAGGGTTTGGGCTGTTGGGCCTTTGATACAGTTGGATAGTAATGTAGTAGGCCCGTATTATTCTCAACGTGGCGGGTTGAGCGCAATGCCACATGACGAAGTGATGACGTGGTTAGATGATAAGGCCGATGACTCAGTTGTTTATGTGTGCTTCGGGAGTCTTTCGACGTTGACGTGA